The genomic interval CTCACCGCCTACGACTACTCCACGGCGAAACTGTTCGAAGAAGCCGGGATTCCGGTGCTGCTGGTCGGCGACTCGGCCGCCAACGTGGTGTACGGCTACGACACCACCGTGCCGATCACGATCGACGAACTGGTGCCGCTGGTGCGCGGGGTGGTGCGGGGCGCGCCGCACGCGCTGGTGGTCGCGGACCTGCCGTTCGGCAGCTACGAGGCCTCGCCCGAGCTCGCGCTGGCCTCCGCCACCCGGTTCATGAAGGAGGGCGGCGCACACGCGGTGAAACTCGAAGGGGGCGAACGGGTTTCCGAGCACATCGCGCGGCTCACCGCCGCCGGCATCCCGGTGATGGCGCACATCGGGTTCACCCCGCAGAGCGTCAACACCCTCGGCGGATTCCGGGTGCAGGGCCGTGGCGACGGCGCCGAGCAGCTCATCGCCGACGCCATCGCGGTGCAGGAGGCGGGCGCGTTCGCGGTGGTCATGGAGATGGTGCCCGCCGAACTCGCCGGCCAGGTCACCCGCAAGCTGACCATTCCCACCGTCGGCATCGGCGCCGGCGCGGACTGCGACGCCCAGGTGCTGGTGTGGCAGGACATGGCCGCCTACACCAGCGGCAAGACCGCCAAGTTCGTCAAGCACTTCGCCCAGCTCGGCGACCAGCTCCGCAACGCCGCGGCAGCCTACGCCGACGAGGTCCGCCGCGGGGTCTTCCCCGCCCCCGAACACAGTTTCTGAAGTTTGTCGGCAGGCGTGCTCCGACCGGCGAGTGCACTGTCCGGGGAGACGCGGCGGTAGTCGCTGCTGTCCTGACGTGCCTTCCGGTTGCGCGGTGTCGGTCCCGGCCGAGAACATGCCTGGACGAGAACCGGTTCACCGTGCGTCGACCACGGCGGCTCCGTCCGGGACGTCGCGGCTTCGTCAGCGGCGGCATGCTCCCCTTCTGTGCCGAAGGCGTGCCGTCGCCGCGTCAATAGCTCGGATCGGGCAGGGTTGCTCTCCGCGACGGGAACGGCGGCGGCCGGGGATCGGTGGCAGACTCGAAGTCCGACCGAGCACGGAACGAGCAGAGGGAACTGATGTCGCAGAGCCGTTGGATGACTCGCGGAGCGCTGGGGACGGCCGGGCTGGCCGCCATCGCACTGATCGCCGGATGCGGGGGCGGCGGAACCACCGGATCGCCCGAGCCCGCCGGATCCAGCGGGTCCGCCACCTCCACGGCCGCGCACGCCAGCGGCTCGGCCACCGCCGGCAAGACGCAGGGCCCGGTCGAGGTCCCCGACCAAGTCGCCAAGCAGCTGTGCGACCGGATTCAGCCGCAGCTGTCGGACTGGCGGGTGCAGGGCCCCACGCTGGGCCGGGTGGCGCTCAACATCACCGTGCACGAGTGGGCTGCCTTGAACGGCGGCCTCAATATGCAGGTCCTCGGCGACAAGTCGGTGGTCGACCGTATCACCACCACGTCCTGCCCCGACGTTCGCAGCCAGGCGCTACAGGCGCTGGAACTGTCCGACCTCGCGGCGGGGATCGCGTTCTGATGCGCACGCTGTACCCGTCGCTGCCGCCACACCGCGAGGGCCTGCTCGATGTGGGCGACGGACAGCAGCTGTACTGGGAGGAGAGCGGCAACCCCGACGGCAAGCCGGTGGTGTTCCTGCACGGCGGTCCCGGCGGCGGTACCGCGCCGTTCCACCGCCAGTTCTTCGACCCGCGCGCGTACCGGATCGTGCTGTTCGACCAGCGTGGTTGCGGCCGGTCGGTGCCGCACGTCGCCGACGGCGCGAGCCTGGAGACCAACACCACCTGGCATCTGGTCGCCGACATCGAGAAGTTGCGCACGCATCTGGGCATCGAACGCTGGCAGGTGTTCGGCGGCTCGTGGGGTTCGACGCTGGCGCTGGCCTACGCGCAGACCCACCCCGATCGTGTCACCGAGCTGGTGCTGCGCGGCATTTTCCTGTTGCGGCGCAAGGAGATCGACTGGTACTACAACGGCGCCGCCGGTTACGTCTATCCTGACGAGTGGGAGAAGTTCCTGGCCGCGGTGCCGGAATCCGAACGCCGGGGAGATCTCGTGAGTGCCTACCATCGCCTGCTGCACTCCCCCGATCCCGACGTGTACGTCCCGGCCGCCGTCGCCTGGTCGAGCTGGGAGGGGGCGACGAGTTCGCTGCGGCCGCAACCGGATCGGGTCGCCGAGACCGCCGAGCACCGGTTCGCGCTGGCGTTCGCGCGCATCGAGAATCACTACTTCATGCACGGGGGCTTCCTCGACGAGGGGCAGCTGCTGCGCGACATCGACCGCATCGCCCACATTCCCGGCGTGATCGTGCAGGGCCGCCACGACATCGTGTGCCCTGCGGTGAGTGCGTGGGATCTGCATCGCGTGTGGCCGAACTCGACCCTGCACCTCGTCGCCGACGCCGGTCACGCCGCCAGTGAGCCGGGCATCACGCACCACCTGGTGGAAGCCACCGACAAGTTCCGGAGTACCTGATGCGCACCGCAACCGGCCCCGCTCTCCGCGCCGCTCTCGACGAGGACGTGGACCGGTTGCTGTCGGCCGAACCCGAGGTCCGTGCCGACGCCCACGACTCGGTGCACCAGATGCGCGTCGCGACCAGGCGGCTGCGCAGTGTGCTGCGATCGTATCGGGATGTCTTCCGCCGCAAGGAGATAGACGA from Nocardia wallacei carries:
- the panB gene encoding 3-methyl-2-oxobutanoate hydroxymethyltransferase, with the protein product MSASEKSAETAAYGAAPTTSRRKTRVQHLQQLKAAGERWSMLTAYDYSTAKLFEEAGIPVLLVGDSAANVVYGYDTTVPITIDELVPLVRGVVRGAPHALVVADLPFGSYEASPELALASATRFMKEGGAHAVKLEGGERVSEHIARLTAAGIPVMAHIGFTPQSVNTLGGFRVQGRGDGAEQLIADAIAVQEAGAFAVVMEMVPAELAGQVTRKLTIPTVGIGAGADCDAQVLVWQDMAAYTSGKTAKFVKHFAQLGDQLRNAAAAYADEVRRGVFPAPEHSF
- the pip gene encoding prolyl aminopeptidase, whose translation is MRTLYPSLPPHREGLLDVGDGQQLYWEESGNPDGKPVVFLHGGPGGGTAPFHRQFFDPRAYRIVLFDQRGCGRSVPHVADGASLETNTTWHLVADIEKLRTHLGIERWQVFGGSWGSTLALAYAQTHPDRVTELVLRGIFLLRRKEIDWYYNGAAGYVYPDEWEKFLAAVPESERRGDLVSAYHRLLHSPDPDVYVPAAVAWSSWEGATSSLRPQPDRVAETAEHRFALAFARIENHYFMHGGFLDEGQLLRDIDRIAHIPGVIVQGRHDIVCPAVSAWDLHRVWPNSTLHLVADAGHAASEPGITHHLVEATDKFRST